GGATGCTgcctgtacagagtagtcgTATATTAGATGACAACAATTGCCCCTAGTCCATTTTTGAGGTAGAGATGTCCATGTCCACAGCCAGACCGCTTGAATTAGCTGGCCGAAGGTTGGTATGTCACTTAGCGAATGTTTATTAGATTACCTGGATAGGCGCTACTTAGTGGTTAATAGTAAGCCCAGCTTCATTCGAAATCCTTCTGGTGGTCATAAGTCCCCAGGGGCAGTAGCTGCTAAAGGATCGAATACGCCGTGGCCTCATTTCTGATCCATCTCCGACAATTTCATGCAGGAGATAATCAAAACACGGCACACAGGCCGCCTCGAGGCGCAAGAACCGGTGATCAATGCTGCGAATAATGCAGAGTGACATGTCCTCGCAACGGTTGTGCGTCAGATTTTTTGACGCCCACGCATTTTTGAGTTGAACAGAAATAAGCAAACTGGCGAACCGCCGTTGGAAAAAGTCCGCGTGCCTGAACCATGAATGGATGTACTCTGAATCCGTTATCATAGGCCAGAAACTGGAACGAGAGGCTAGAAATGTCCCGGGATTTGTTAGCTGTTATCGCAAACTTCAAAGATGTCTATCACTTCCCGCTACTCCGTAAACTATCAGCTGTCACGCTGGACAAGCGATAGTTTGACATTGGACAGGATGGGTGGCCCCATAGAGTCGACGATCGGATCGCTTCCTATTTGCTTGGATGGCTCCAATTCCTTGGATGGGATActtttctctgtttctcCACTGCGATGGGCTAACTCTTGGTCTGGATTCGGATCTAGGGCAAAAGGAGGCGCAAGGCAGGAAGTCTGCCGGACTCCGGCAACCGGCCACCTCCTTGGGAAAGGTAATACGCCATACGCCATGCCATATGGTGCACTCTAGGTATCCATTGATACGGGCGCTGAGGGTCTGTACCATCACTGATGAGCGGTCTCTACTCCTATCTAATGACTGCTGATTGCTCACTTCTTTTTTGGGGGGCCTTGTATTATCGTTGTAAGATAGAATGGAATGATTGACGTGATGTTCGAACTACCTAAGATAGAGGGTACCTacgaggcagaagatggtgGTTGTCATCCTAGGCTAGATTCGGAAGCGTAGGCGAAAGAGTATCCTTCAACAATCATTTGAACTGAAGCTCACAAGGATTTAGCAATTATATCCCCTGGATAGATAACCGACCCCTACAACATTAGTTTAGGGGGAACGCGCAACCTCGTAAACTAATGTTGTAGGGTTGGTCATAAGCTGGACTGAGTTAGCAACGGGTCTTGGTGTCGTTCCAGTTGATTGGATGTCTGTTCCCGAAGGATCAAGGTTCCGACTTCCCGTCGTGAGAGGAAGAGTTTCAACTCTCAGGAAGCAACTATCTCCCGCTAGTGAACGGGAATATCTGTCAAAAGAGTCTCCAAATTGTTCTCAACCATCCAACAAGCAGTGACTGTGAAGCCTTTAAGAACTCTGATGATTGTCGTCACGTACCTGCAACCTACCAGACTGAAGCCAAGACAAGACTGAGATTGTCGCTCCGGAGTTCGAACTATTGAGTCTGCTGGCCCACTGACAATCATCTGCCTTACCTCGAGTGAAAAGAGTCCGGAACTTACGGAATGATGGACCGAGTGAGTGGACGTGATGGATAAAGGCAGTGGATAAATTGAAGAGATTGGATTGTGGGGGTTCGTCTTGGCATTGACATCCCACGTAGCCGGTCACAGAGACTATTGATTCTTGAGCTCAATacctctccatcgccattgcTCAGTTTGTCGACGGCTGTCGTTGATCATTAGTGACAACTAGAGCTTTTGAAAGTCAGTCTCGGAGCAGTTTTGTTGGCTTTTGCCGTCATCATCCTGACCGCAAGTTGACCGGATCCGCAGAGATCATCCTTTTGGCACGATCCAGACAAGGCAAACTTTTCCACTTCGTTACGTGGCCTGTCAGCGGCTCGAAACAGTATTCGAACAAGGAAGTCCAAAATCAAGAATCATCATGGCCGGATTTCAGAAGTGGACGGTCACTGAGGTATGCATCTCAAACACCACCGCTGTAGCTGTTATGTACAGCGTATCAGTTGTAGACGAAGCGCACAATCTCATCCTTTTTGTTGCTAGCCCTACATCGACATAGCAGGTACCCTGCTCGAGGGCCCATTTCACGATGAGGCCAGAAACGAGTTTCGTTTTGTCGACATCTGGGACCAGAAGTTGTACATTCTTGATTTAGCCAAGGGTCCGGATTCTTTAAAAGTAATAGAcacagcttctcctcttgGGTAGGTATATGCTTCCAAATAACCTCAATGGCTCATTCGCTGAGCGAGACATGCAGTGTCACCGCCAATATAGCGAATGGCGGAGATGATCACAAGGATCTAATAGTCGTAGCCGCCAAACACGGCTATGCCCTTGCTGACCGCAACACTGGGCAGCTGTCGTACATCCGCAAGGTCTGGGACGAGCAGGAGGACCCGGAGAAAGCCCGTCGGTGAGTCTGATCATCTGACGGAACCCGTCTTTGGGCATAGAAGTTGACTCGTTCCGAATGCTCTCTGTACCAGAATGCGTTTCAATGACGGAGCCGTCGACAGTCATGGGCGGTTCTGGGCCGGATCGATGAATGATCCCAAAGTCCAGAAACCAACCAACGAGGGCGTCTTGTTCAGGCTGGACCCCGACCTGCAGTTGCATCGTATGGTCGAAGGGGTGTCCATTCCCAACGGGATCGGCTGGAACCTCCGAGACGACACCATGTACTTTACCGACTCGCCCACGGCGAAGATCTTCGcctttgactttgacgcCAGCACGGGAACTATCAGTAACCGCAGAGTGCACTATGATGTTGGCGAGCCTATGGAACCCGATGGTTTCgccatcgacgaggaaggaTGCATCTGGAGCGCGATTTACGGGGGCGGGAAGATCATCCGCATCTCCCCGGAGGGCAAGCTTATTGGCGAGATCTCATTCCCAACCAGGAACATCACCTGTCCAACCTTTGTAGGTACCGAACTATTTGTCACCACGGCCAAAGACGATGTCAACGATGAGCAATTCCCAGAGTCTGTCCGTTATGGTGGGCGGGTCTATCGAATTGACGTGGGGGTTAGGGGCAAGCCGAAAAACGAGTTCCGGTTCCAGAAGTAGTTTTCCAATTGCCGAGGGACACGTCAATAGTCATGAATATACGCATGGGACTTTCGATAGTCGCCCATAGCTCCAACTTTTTTCCAGCATTGTGAGAACCCTACCAGCTTTCAGAAAAGACATGTGCACCTTGCGAGTATAAGTCTACACTCATCCATTGATCATGTGTCCCACAACATGGTATTTGTATTTGGAAACGAGGCGTTCGACAAGCTTACTGTCAATGTCGTAGACTGAGTTTGATCTGCGGTTTCCAATGGAGGCCTGGAAGCTATCAAGAAGTCGACCAACAGACCTATTTCGGCCCAGAGTCCGACAACAGGTCGAAGACCGGGTAGTCAACGCACATCATTTGATATGCAACAGCCAGTCAAGAGAGGATCGAGACAACGCAAGGCCAGAATCACACGGCAATGCAATGATATAAAAAGCAGACCCAGACTTCCTCGTCTGGCAGAATTAAGCCCAAATAGATAAGCAAcagatgagaaagaagacctATTTTTGGGTCTGCCACATGCGTGAGATACGTCCATGTCCCAGTGATCGTGGATGCATGAGAGATCCCAACTGCAGGCGGAAATGCCCAAGGTTGGTGGCAACATTCTAACCATAAGAGGAGTGAGTCACACAGACTGCTGTATCTGGCACTGCATGGTCAACAATCAGGATCGACTGTTCTTTCCTTTATGGTCGTAATAAGGATTCAGGGTCTACGGACTCCATCATGCCTTTCAGACACATTTTGCCAACACATGATACCAGAGCTGCACATGGCTGCACTGATTTGTGCGCCCTCTAGATATCAATCTATCTTATtagtcttcttctccagaagagGTCAATGCCACATCATCCATTAATAAGTTGTTGGATGGAGTCAACCACTGAGATAAAAAGGTGCCCAGAAAACTGATTCTACCTAGTATACTTATAGAGCAGCAACGGTTCAACAAGATGATTCGCTTGTCTATTCCTTCTATTTTTCTAGCGCTATGTAGTTCGCTCATACCAATGCCCGCGTGACTATGGTTAGCTGCTTACCAAACATTATCGTCCGCTATGAGTAGTTAGTGAATCCAGTTCTCGGAATAGGCACAGCAGCAGACTAATACAGTCACCCGCAGAGGATGCGGATTCTGCCAACAGTATCTGATGAGGCATACAGATCGCTGGCAACCCAATGACAGGATATTGATTTAGCACGCTTGTGGAAAGCGGGATTTGTAGTTGAGGTCGCCTCTTAACAGGCGCTTGGAGCGGTAGGTTGCGGTTTCAGagggaaaaagcaaagtgCGCGGGATGAAGGATTTCTAGGTTTGAAGTGAGAGGGACGGAGGGATCTTGAGTTCCGTCGAtggactacggagtacattggTCACTTTTAGTCTTtgcttcttcatcactctAATTTAGGTAAGTAAATAAGGGGAGAGGTAAGCATGGGATCTCATAAACTAGGTTGAACCCCTATCACGCTGTACCAATAGATAGGACATGGATTATATATGCAGATAATTGGTCACCTTGCCGAAAATAATCAAATGCTATTTATTCCAGTGCTATTTCTCAACAAATGAAACAAGGCTCAGGGGCTAAGGTAAGGTTGCTATCTATGGTGTACCGAGGACTATCCCGAAAACTAGAATAGAGACAACAATCACATCCCCTTGGAAGGATTCGCTTAACCAACCTACTAGCGCCAGCTGAACACGCGCATTTACATTTCAATATTGAATGCAGTCCCAATTTTGAATAGCGCTGCCCACTAGTCAAAAGCTAAAAGTACTTGGTAACATCGAGACTTGGGAACTACGATACAGTGCATACATTCACTGCCAAGTCGCCAGTTGAGTGAGATTATATCCCCTCAGTCAGCTGTGCCTGGATTCAAACTCCACTTCCCTcttcccatcatccacaGATCAGGCAGGATTCGAGGTTCAGGAGGCCATGCACATTTTCGACGATATCTCGTCAGCAGTTATTTTCATGGATCAGCTAGTGAGACAGGGCTCTACTATGAAGTACATGAAGCTGCCACTATGTCCCATAGAATACACTACAGCCTGAACGTGGGACGTAGGAGGTATGATATCATGAATATGACTCTATCTCATTGAGAGGTACTCCAGTGTAGATCTCCAGCGCATGCATAATACAAAGTACATAGTGACAATCCACCCTTTCATCCAGCCAGGGCAGTGGAATTGACCTAACTTTTGATTACTAACAACCCCGAAGTATAACTAAGTACGGAGTGGCCCCCAAGTCAATGGTACATCTGATACACAAATTCaaaaagaaaggacaagGGATCATCGTACCGAGTCGTGTAACGCACCGGAGCAGGATTAGCTGTAGGCTATCCGAGAGCTTAAAACACATACGATGGTGCAGGCACCAAAAAAAAGGAATTATAGAATAATTTCCAAAGTAGACTTTCCACCTTTGACCAATCATGTCTCCGAAATTCTTAGAATTCTCGGGATTGGTTTTGATTTCGAAATTGCGCTGCAGATAATttatcttctgctgcagatcATTACTGACGGAGCTTCAAGCCTTCCACCTCATATGATCACCTTAGTCGACCAATGTGGGTGTCGCATCTGATATTGTGGTCAAGCACGTATCTCCTCTAGTGCGTTTCCATGAGGCGATCCACTCTTCTTCTAGAAAGTGTACTACTGGACTTCTACCAAAGTACGAGGTTTCAAATGTCGGACTTGAGATATATCACATTGCCGGCGGTACCACATCGACAATTACAGGATCACTCGAAATCCCGATTCCTACCTACCAAGGTGAGACTTGCTGTGTCGCATGTCAAAAGCACGAGTAAATGCTGCGCAACATGAACAATAAGTACTTTTTAAGTTGCTGAGTTGCAACATTTGGAGTTAGCCTCGCCTCTCCCGCCGTGATATACGACTTGATTTGCCCATTCTACTGTCTACGTGCGTATGTTTTGTTTGAGGTGGAAGCTTATATGCAGCTCATTTGTCGTACATTAGGGCATTTGTGCAGCATGCAGCCGGCCGATTCTGGGTTTCGGCCAAATCAGCCAGGAATATTTTGCCATCAGGCAACCGATGATGTGTCCGCCCTCTTTTGTCCTCCGGCTTTCAGACTGCGAAGAGACTGCCGAACTGGGACGCTCGTCAAGCGTTTACTAGAGTGCAGACTCTGATGATTGATATTCGCTTGTCTTTGGAGGATATCTGTTTTGCTTATTTTGCCTTGCGTGTCTCACCATGTGGTGCTCATCAGCACTTCTAATGATGCCCAGATGCCCAATGATGTAGCCGAGACTCTTGTCCCAGGGACGGTCCGAGATTGCCTGCAGAGTATGCTAAGTCCGAATCTGATTGGAGCTCAAAGAATCTGCGCTACTGCCGTGTGCCAAGTGGCAAGCATTTTACCATGCCTTTTGTCATGAACAGCAGGCTGCAGAACTGTTTTGAGGCCACTAGCACAGAGAAATTATCAGAAAGACCGTTTCCGCATCCTGACAGATGCAGTTGCCAGAGTGTTTTGAAACGAAAGGACCAATTCGCCTCCTCCATATGGCGCAGccaagaggaagagagtacCCAGGAGACGCGTGAAAGGATCCAGCAACGACTGCATGCATGCACAACATCCGAATCCATCCCAGCTCGTCAGCTGGCTGGGCCCACTGGGGCCAAGCACTAGGTAAACTTTCAGTCTCTGGCCCCAATCCCATATGCCGGCCGGAGACTAATGGGGCCCTTGTTTTAGTGCCTTCGCTGGCGGCGTGGCATTATGGCATGGCCTTTGTGGTCTTGGCTGGCGTTCAAGCTGCATTAGGGAGTACGGCACAGAGTCGGATCAAGGCTATCGATCCAGTCTGGTATATGTGAGGTCTCATGATACGACCCCCCGTCCGCCACGAGGCAAGTGTTTCTAAGTGTGGGCCTCAACCGTTTGACAATTCACTAACTCGTTCAGCCTTCGATATCCCTGCGACACAGATTCACAAGGAGTAATTCACTGTAGCCCGGAGTATTGTACTTAATATCAATGTAATTTGCATTGGACAGATCAAATGAATGTTAATCTAAACAGCGACAAGCCAAGTGTAGATGCGCGAAACAACCGGGTGACTGTCGTCTGATTTATCAGGGCCAGACTGAATTCTATCACATAACCATATATTGGATGTAGTGACCAGGTGGTGACATGTCTCGTGCGCTGTTGATCTTGCTCAATATCTGGCTGGTGATGCTATAATAGCGGTAAGTAACTATGCCTGTACTGAATATGTATCTGAGATAATATTGGTAATACACTAAGAATATGCGGAGTAGCGGTACTTTGTGTCATGTAGCAGGACTCCACCCGATCCTGTCCGCGCCCATGGTGACGGGTGCCTTTTAGCATTTGGGCTTTGACTATGACCAGGTCAATGCTTCGAGAGTGACCCTACTTACCCTACAAAACAAGCTCAACGCTGGAAAACCGAACTATTACTGGAAATCTTTaaacaacaacaacaactgTGATTGTAGCAGCAGCACACCATCCCTCGATCGTCAGATGTCTTGCGCGATCAGTTCCAGTTCGACCTAGAGCCAAGGTAAAGTACACAGTATCTTTGTAGTAGAGCGGGTCTGCAGTCTCTTGCCTATTTTCCGCTACCTCTCTGTCCGTCATAGGTTGAACCGCCTTCCCCAAATTTACCCAATTTCAGGGTGGGGAGTGACGTTGAATCTCACAGACTTCCAGCTCCAATTTCAATCCAGCCAGGACCCGACCCGTGAACACCAACAGTCGCGTTCCGATTCCCCGGCCCCATCCATATAGCGTTCCCTCCTCTTAGGTAGTCAGACATGCGGTGTCGACCCTAGAAAGGACTGTCTCGGTAAGCAGTGGCTTCGATACATATCTTAGTAGGTTCAGGATTACCTTATTAGGTGGGTATATCCGTCAGAAGCAGTTTTCTCTTCGTGAGTGCGTGATAAGGTTttcaatatcaataatgACACCCATGCCCTATGCCTATGTCCTATGTACTATGTACTATGTACTGTAGGTCAAAGTCTAGAACTTACCAGGAGATGGTGTtggatactccgtagatatgTTTGTTACTAGTCGAATGTGACTGACGGTTAAGTCAAGCAGTGCTACCGACAGCCAGTTCCCATGCCTGCGGTTCCCGAGCGGGTCTGTCCCAGGCTCCCAGGCTCCCATTGCCAGGCCCAGTATTAGTATTAGTATTACTGCCATCCCCACCGGGCTCCACTCATTTCCTACTTCCCCCCGTCTCCTACTATGAGGGACTGTTCACCGCTTGATCTGCTACTGTCTAGGTACTGTCTGTTGCCAACGGTCCTCCAAGGTGCCTGTCAGTCAGTCAAAATTATCACTGggtattattattgtcaTCTCGACTATGGTAGGTAAGGTACTTTGGGCCTTGGTGCTGTGCAAGTGTCATGTCTCTCgaaaaaaataataataataaataaataaataaaaaaaaaatacaaCTTAACcgtaataataataaatgATAATATtagagaaaaaaaaatgtcCATGTTGAATTATCACTCTGGAACTGTCTGATTCCATCCAATTTCTCCCTGCTACTACTTCTCCAGGCACTGCTACTTAATTCTAGTTTGCATGTTCGATCATCACCTTATCTTCTTCCTATCCTCTTCTGCACCGCGATTGTGTCCTAGGGTTATATTGATTTGCTTCCGCCCCCAGCTGGATacctcctgcttctgcacATACTTCCTCTGGCCCCTTCTGATCTAATCTCCGTCGTCTCCTGTTGTATTTGATCACTCTTCCCAAGAGAACGTAGGCTGAGTGTCTATATTCCTCTGACTCACGACTCCTCTTCATCGAATTTATCGtcgtctttcttctctcatcTTATACTCGACTCTCACCCGCCAAACTGGCTACTCTAGGGATCAGCGTGTTGAATACTACCTCCTACTCCAATCCTGTGCATCTTCCTTATCAATATAAGCCGCTGTCTGGCTATCATATTCCCCAGCCTACCGGCTCCCTCTCTCACTCTCCTCTCTCCGATATCAACTGGGAGAGGGGGGGCCCTGCGTCATGCCCCAACTCTCAGCGACAGTCTCGGGAAAGTAAGCAGGAGCACATGTCGCACACTCCACCGGCTTCTGAACCGTTGAAGGACGACCATCTCCGCACAGACTCATGCAGATTATCCGAAAAGAAGCGACCTCGTGTAGACGATGATTCTCACTCTTCCGAGGTCCATGATCTCGTGCGTCCTCGGCCGCTCTCATGGCGCCCTTCGGCTCCGGTGGAGCCCCCGTTGCAAGCTGCCCAGCTTCGTTCTCTTGGAGTGCTCTCCATACTGAATTCCCCCACAAAAtctgctcctccttgtctggtATCTTCGGGGGGAGATAACCTGAGTCTGGTCAGACATCAGTCGTCTGCCCCTCCATGTTCTCCTTCTGCACCTGCTTCTCATGTCCGACTGCATTCATCGCCAACGCTTCGTCTAGCTTCGCCCTCGATACATCCTGCCAAACAGCAATCGCTCTCCCCTGGTTCGGTGAACCGTCAGATTCTCTCGCCTGTCTCCCCCACATCTCGGTTTGTCGGAGCCGGAGGGCCGTATGCTAGAAAGCACAGTGCTATGCAGTCTCCCCTAGCTCAGGAGTCACGGCCGGGATTGTATCCGTTGTCCTCTGGGTCGCCTCTGCCGCTGGAAAATGCGACAGTGAACCCGAATCATGGGCCCGAAACCATAGCCCCAGTACCCGTGTCCATCCACTCTACCCAACCCTTCCACAGTCGGGGGACGAGCGTGAACCCGACCCCTACTCCCAACTCCCAAGAGAGGAGCCCCACGACTCCTCTTTCCATTTATGGTACGCTCGGTCGATCATCGCCAGCAATCGTGGGGATGCCCATCTCACAATCTGCGCCAGCGTTCGCCAATTCCCAGGTATACGGAACGTCAGAACCGGTCAGTCGATTGCCATCTGTTGTCGGTGATAGGCCGGCAGGAGACGAGCAGCCCACGATGGGAGGACCCACGGATGTTCCACCTCTGCCTGGAATGATTCCCTGCATTTTGGACCTCAAGTCCGGGTCATCCAGCCAGGCAGAGAAGCGGAAGGCAAACAGCGATGCCTCGAGACGATTCCGCAATCGGAAGAGAAATGAGATGCAGATGGAGCAAAAGATCACGGCCCAACAGGACGAGATTCGGAAACAGCAGGAGGCACTGCACAAACAGGCGCAGGAGATTCGGGAGCTGATGCAGCAACGCGATTATTATCGATCCGAGCGGAACTTTTACCGAGAGCATGCCGCCCGCCTCATACCACCGGGGCAGCAGCTTCCACCGCGGCCACCGTCCCCTCAAGCGTACCGTCCGATTCCCGAACGGGAAGCTGAGACAACGTGGTCCGCTGCAGAGACCAGAGCTGCCATGAATGCTACAGGAGGGTCACCCGGAAAACCGTCAGCCTCCAACGCAGTTCCGGGATCCCCTGTCGGACGAGAAGGCTGGCACAACGGTGTCTCATACCCAGTGACTGCTCATGACCAACAGGGGAAGCAACTGCCCCAGCTGTCCGAGAATTGGACGCGTTCCTAGCAGACCGACCTGTGAGTCGTTGCCTATATCCGCGGAGAGCTTAACCTCTCCGGATTATGTAGTATCCTTTTCATTTGTCATTTCTCTTATTGTGTCGTCCTCAAGATTGTTACTGCCACTTTCCTTGGATATAAGCATCGTGCTTGCATTGGGAGCGTTCTCGGCGAGAAAGAAATTCGCATCCTCATTTTGACTGTGGCTGAAAAGCCGAGAAGCTTATATTCATCGAGCCTTTTCTAGGAATGTTCTTGGGTTTTTGGGAGGCCAAATTGTGATCTAGCTGACTTGAGATTGCTGCAAGTGACCCTCATTTTTGTACATAGCTCAGAAAGCCGTCCTTGATTTGGCAGGCGTTGGATAAGAACCTGGTGATTACCTTTGGTTGACTTCGTCCGTTCCACACATCCATCCAACTCACTCAATCTAGCTGGTCGTCCATCTGTGCATTCATACCATCACATGCTGGTGTGACAACAGCGACCCCGTTGGCTCGAGCCGTCACCGCTGATCCGTGACTCCAATGCATCTCCTGCATTTATTTCAGTCAGTGTAGCGCACGCCACCAAACGAGGAAACACGCCGCGCGATGATCGTCATCCCTAATTTCTCTGAAACATCGTTTCCGCTGTTAGCCGCCGACTCATCATCTGGAGAATTCATGTGTGCCATATCGCGAGCAACGATAATCCGAGTTGAGGAAGAGGCATGGATAATGCTGTATGGATCACATCGCGTTGTTCTGGAAATGGTCTCTTGCACACGCTGCGATGAGAGAGATTCCGATTGGTCGTGTTGAGatatatctatatatgtCGGTATATACATAGATTCAAGTATTACTCTCGAACAGGCAGATTAGCCTTTGCGACAGTGGGTCTGGGCAATAGGGCTGTTAGAGCGCCATCTATTCTCTGACTCTCTGCGAAGTATTGGTTTACCTGGACAGTATGGAGCGTACTGTGTAAGTCACATATTGTTAAGACATTTTGATTCACGGAGCATTCCAGGGCACGAAGGTCCCCACCTTTGTTCCGCACCCCCCAAGGTCGGTCTCCCAGGCGAGCGATTCAATTTCAGGCCGTCAGTCGAAGGCTGCCAGGCACTTTCCAACCACAACAACAGTTGCACCCACGTGGTTTCCCGCCCAGCGGCCCCAGCCTATCAGGCACTCGCACATCACCACACATTGGGTTATCCAAACATTTACCTCCGGTATCTCTCCTTCGATGAAGCTTCTGTGTGCTCTCATCCTCGGTTCGGGAAACCCATCCC
The Aspergillus fumigatus Af293 chromosome 4, whole genome shotgun sequence DNA segment above includes these coding regions:
- a CDS encoding SMP-30/gluconolactonase/LRE family protein, whose protein sequence is MAGFQKWTVTEPYIDIAGTLLEGPFHDEARNEFRFVDIWDQKLYILDLAKGPDSLKVIDTASPLGVTANIANGGDDHKDLIVVAAKHGYALADRNTGQLSYIRKVWDEQEDPEKARRMRFNDGAVDSHGRFWAGSMNDPKVQKPTNEGVLFRLDPDLQLHRMVEGVSIPNGIGWNLRDDTMYFTDSPTAKIFAFDFDASTGTISNRRVHYDVGEPMEPDGFAIDEEGCIWSAIYGGGKIIRISPEGKLIGEISFPTRNITCPTFVGTELFVTTAKDDVNDEQFPESVRYGGRVYRIDVGVRGKPKNEFRFQK